A window of Malania oleifera isolate guangnan ecotype guangnan chromosome 5, ASM2987363v1, whole genome shotgun sequence contains these coding sequences:
- the LOC131155054 gene encoding probable ribosome biogenesis protein RLP24 — protein sequence MRLEKCWFCSSTICPGHGIQFVPNDAKIFRFCRSKCHKNFKMKRNPRKVKWTKAYRRLHEKNMKQDSTFEFERKRNRPERDDKNVAKNTLKAMKKIVKVKADREAGHIKLRMKGKMAKERREAMKELEQSIHMVKAPPVLQQDQSLTLLKIKVKVSQQQSQGIRTMEELVFSTAEPLSHHFLFFQNKCFQYLL from the coding sequence ATGAGATTGGAAAAATGTTGGTTCTGCTCATCAACTATATGCCCTGGACATGGTATTCAGTTTGTTCCTAACGATGCTAAGATTTTCCGGTTTTGTAGATCCAAATGCCACAAGAACTTTAAGATGAAGAGAAACCCTCGCAAAGTAAAATGGACCAAGGCCTACAGGCGGTTGCACGAAAAGAACATGAAACAAGATTCAACTTTCGAATTTGAAAGGAAGAGGAATAGGCCAGAGAGAGATGACAAAAATGTTGCAAAGAACACCCTGAAGGCCATGAAGAAGATTGTTAAAGTCAAAGCAGATAGGGAGGCCGGGCACATCAAATTGAGGATGAAAGGAAAGATGGCCAAGGAGCGTAGGGAGGCAATGAAGGAGTTGGAGCAGAGTATCCACATGGTAAAAGCTCCTCCTGTACTCCAACAAGATCAATCTCTCACTTTACTGAAGATCAAAGTCAAGGTTTCCCAGCAGCAATCGCAGGGTATTCGTACAATGGAAGAGTTAGTTTTCTCCACAGCAGAGCCGTTGAGtcaccattttctattttttcaaaacaaatgtTTTCAGTATTTGTTGTAG